Proteins co-encoded in one Parus major isolate Abel chromosome 17, Parus_major1.1, whole genome shotgun sequence genomic window:
- the PPP1R26 gene encoding protein phosphatase 1 regulatory subunit 26 — MFLMDAPPLVALQTKWDSFGPARNCRYPVCFPESDGNVTRTSVSAKVQMIINNLQSQEPALGMNHECGCVVQKKQKGEKGTSTRVTSSTTLLRKHPQYSQSGCPEDSDDSEVEENVQFGTLLLDSDSDDSVDRGIEEAIQEYLKTKSKSAQSLPRNAERSENVSRDKRFKREFSQNKVASNLLPVKFKAEMLSEEYLSDHLGIGKRLQPASPQSISSDDSFEQSIQAEIVQFLNEKKQQEISKCVTEEDKKDSRVRSVLKCNKEATNRANCGAIKQDCNALLLRHHPKLQKSSAQSKCLQSKIQAEPSDFSQVNQAYLEMATASQPWLVEQNEGSGAHYWEPREALTKESMHTSDSSSDDGIEEAIQLYQLEKIRKEAGHAANCVPLQREQFDPKGMADISASLTISSTKSASPEIPKNPISNKRKEINSKSTGLESTSNDFNKLFKPLKKARHFALPENKIAACELTLQASCRADTSAELMCAEAILDISKTIMPSQMGSDNKSLTADSFFSPQLLSSSRCESDSSLVDSDDSIEQEIRAFLALKAQSENLGTKPPSLSRSIQMPLPSDPNSLTGTLQPALPKTLKLSLSRKRRLKREGRTAKQGGSKLPEELEPGLFQPGNYSKFPVLQEERALSNPAELWDAQSNKDPRQQQLMSPKLSGSDGSRCVSLDSVNPFLQVQSSTRKPIKNPIQTPEREGSGDESSSLDSDEDLDSAIKDLLRSKRKLKKKSKDQKAQCKKKVRFSETETQLLDEFSCLQQNEWKCKNPSLLKSCLSKPRKAVRENAVRNPPDNIKLPNDKPETMKNLEFNLQLKKSNKPKPVSNQRGAKNRKCAFPAVSDASDSSSVDSDDSIEQEIRRFLAEKAKDSASNSEMQKGDASPDLFRATKQTGNKGKAKQQPVENEIDLVLGQSKNTEVAQQTEEVKSSQRAEGKSAMLAGSGKCASSAENVPTTGQSKAKQGLGGVKGGAAGELLGNARGKRNVHKPEPPKPSRNEGCKVRKVMNAKPRSKRKNTFQLKISSKFIAGLKYARDRKKSMLLNKKQKAECLLTQSSASGMEAASQDTDVLNPLPKGEFSGEITPAITAASSSQKLTVGGASPHVAESCAGAECVREAAEGSRKADAPGDQSHSSLPSLEQSMAAGKADKVCRETSRAENTQMWIKEGDIHQGSWADSTADPPRPECSVGKADKVSREAAQHSAQVGCKGGNNQLDKRPDASLACPRQEFNVTAAAAVYNSGGACADNRVQMCIKEEKVDRQEEIQVSSSKMEGKIPVLQNREAASEVHQGQEFLTKTCAKFTDLPAGDCPGSLLEKKVSNMRRKGSSKKLQVLSRV, encoded by the coding sequence ATGTTCCTTATGGATGCTCCTCCTCTGGTAGCTCTTCAGACAAAATGGGATTCCTTTGGACCAGCAAGGAATTGTAGATACCCCGTTTGCTTCCCTGAATCCGACGGCAACGTCACCAGAACCTCCGTGAGCGCCAAAGTGCAGATGATCATAAACAACCTGCAAAGCCAAGAGCCTGCCCTGGGTATGAACCATGAGTGTGGCTGTGTTgtgcagaagaaacagaagggagaaaagggcACCAGTACCAGAGTCACATCCAGCACCACGCTGCTGCGGAAGCATCCTCAGTACAGCCAGAGTGGGTGCCCTGAGGATTCTGATGACAGTGAAGTGGAAGAGAATGTTCAATTTGGGACTCTCCTGCTGGATTCTGACAGCGATGATTCTGTGGACCGAGGTATAGAGGAAGCCATCCAAGAgtacttgaaaacaaaaagcaaaagtgCCCAGTCCTTGCCAAGGAATGCAGAGCGTTCTGAGAATGTGAGCAGAGACAAAAGGTTTAAGAGAGAATTCTCCCAGAACAAAGTGGCAAGTAACCTCCTCCCTGTGAAATTTAAAGCTGAGATGCTCTCTGAAGAGTACCTGTCTGACCACCTGGGAATTGGGAAAAGGCTCCAGCCTGCTTCTCCTCAGAGCATCAGCAGCGATGACTCCTTTGAACAGAGCATACAAGCTGAAATAGTGCAGTTCTTGaatgagaaaaagcagcaagaaattAGTAAATGTGTTACTGAGGAGGATAAAAAAGATTCTCGTGTGAGATCTGTCCTGAAATGCAACAAAGAAGCAACGAACAGAGCAAACTGTGGTGCTATAAAGCAAGATTGTAATGCACTGCTCCTGAGACACCATCCCAAACTGCAAAAATCCAGTGCCCAGTCCAAGTGTTTGCAGTCAAAAATCCAAGCAGAGCCCAGTGATTTCAGCCAGGTGAACCAAGCATATCTAGAAATGGCCActgccagccagccctggctcGTGGAGCAGAATGAGGGAAGTGGAGCTCATTACTGGGAGCCAAGGGAAGCACTTACCAAGGAGAGCATGCACACATCTGACTCGAGCAGCGATGATGGCATCGAAGAAGCCATTCAGCTTTACCAGCTGGAGAAAATCAGGAAAGAGGCAGGTCATGCAGCAAACTGTGTCCCTTTGCAGAGGGAACAATTTGATCCAAAGGGTATGGCAGACATTTCTGCCAGCCTGACAATTAGCTCCACAAAAAGTGCCTCACCAGAAATCCCTAAAAACCCCATAAGcaacaagagaaaagaaattaattccaagTCAACGGGATTAGAAAGCACCAGCAATGACTTTAATAAGCTGTTTAAACCACTGAAAAAAGCCAGACATTTTGCACTTCCAGAAAACAAGATTGCTGCTTGTGAGCTCACATTGCAGGCCTCTTGCAGGGCAGACACATCTGCAGAACTCATGTGTGCAGAAGCTATCCTGGATATTTCCAAAACAATCATGCCATCCCAAATGGGAAGTGACAACAAATCCCTCACTGCAGACTCcttcttttctccccagcttCTGTCGTCCTCCCGTTGTGAAAGTGACAGCAGCCTTGTGGACAGTGATGACAGCATAGAGCAAGAAATCAGGGCTTTTTTGGCTCTGAAAGCACAGTCAGAAAACCTTGGAACAAAACCTCCCAGCCTGTCACGCTCCATCCAGATGCCTTTGCCTTCTGATCCAAACAGCCTCACCGGGACCCTTCAGCCTGCTCTgcccaaaacactgaaattatcCCTGAGTAGGAAAAGGAGACTTAAAAGGGAAGGCAGAACAGCAAAACAAGGGGGGTCAAAACTACCTGAAGAGCTGGAACCAGGACTTTTCCAGCCAGGTAACTATTCCAAATTCCCTGTGCTCCAAGAGGAGCGTGCCCTGAGCAACCCCGCAGAACTCTGGGATGCTCAGAGTAATAAAGACccgaggcagcagcagctgatgtcTCCCAAACTGTCTGGCTCTGATGGCAGTAGATGTGTGTCCTTGGACTCTGTAAACCCTTTTCTGCAGGTTCAGAGTAGCACAAGAAAACCtataaaaaaccccatccaaaCCCCAGAGAGGGAGGGGTCGGGTGATGAGAGCAGCTCTCTGGACAGTGATGAGGACCTGGATAGTGCTATCAAGGATCTGCTACGGTCTAAAAGGAAGTTAAAGAAGAAATCCAAGGACCAGAAAGCTCAGTGTAAGAAGAAAGTCAGATTCAGTGAGACAGAAACTCAGCTGCTGGATGAGTTCAGTTGTCTTCAGCAAAATGAGTGGAAATGTAAAAATCCCTCACTGCTAAAAAGCTGCCTCTCAAAACCTAGGAAAGCTGTGAGGGAGAATGCAGTCAGGAACCCTCCAGACAACATCAAGCTTCCCAATGACAAGCCAGAAACCATGAAAAACCTGGAGTTTAACTTACAGcttaaaaaaagcaataaaccTAAACCAGTTTCAAACCAGCGGGGggctaaaaatagaaaatgtgctttcccagctgtgtcagacgccagtgacagcagctcagTGGACAGCGATGACAGCATCGAGCAAGAAATCAGGAGGTTTTTGGCAGAAAAGGCTAAAGACTCTGCAAGCAATTCAGAGATGCAAAAAGGTGATGCAAGTCCGGACCTATTTAGAGCAACCAAACAAACTGGtaataaaggaaaagcaaagcagcagccgGTGGAAAACGAGATTGACCTCGTGCTGGGTCAGAGTAAAAATACTGAGGTAGCTCAGCAAACTGAGGAGGTGAAGAGCTCTCagagagcagaagggaaaagtgCAATGTTAGCTGGCAGTGGGAAATGTGCTTCCTCTGCCGAGAATGTTCCTACTACTGGTCAGTCAAAAGCTAAACAAGGACTGGGTGGGGTCAaaggtggtgctgctggggagttACTTGGGAATGCAAGAGGTAAAAGGAATGTCCATAAACCAGaacccccaaaacccagcagaaatgAAGGGTGTAAAGTGAGAAAAGTCATGAATGCAAAGCCCAGATCTAAAAGGAAGAATACCTTCCAACTAAAAATCTCAAGTAAATTTATTGCAGGTCTGAAATACGCGCGGGACAGGAAGAAATCGATGCTTTtgaacaaaaagcagaaagcagagtgTTTGCTCACCCAGAGCAGTGCCTCGGGAATGGAGGCAGCTTCCCAGGACACAGATGTACTTAACCCCTTGCCAAAAGGCGAGTTTAGTGGGGAAATTACCCCAGCAATAACAGCAGCCAGTTCTTCTCAGAAACTCACTGTGGGAGGGGCGAGTCCCCATGTAGCAGAaagctgtgcaggagctgagtGTGTcagagaggcagctgagggtAGCAGGAAGGCTGATGCTCCAGGGGATCAGTCCCACTCCAGCCTCCCCTCTCTGGAACAGAGcatggcagcaggaaaagctgataAGGTTTGCAGAGAAACCTCCAGAGCTGAGAATACCCAGATGTGGATCAAGGAAGGAGATATCCACCAAGGCAGCTGGGCTGACTCCACTGCGGATCCCCCACGCCCTGAGTGCAGTGTGGGAAAAGCAGATAAAGTCAGCAGagaggcagctcagcacagtgCTCAGGTGGGCTGTAAGGGAGGGAATAACCAGCTGGACAAGAGGCCAGATGCAAGTTTAGCTTGCCCAAGGCAGGAATTCAATGTGACAGCGGCAGCAGCAGTGTATAATAGTGGAGGAGCATGTGCAGATAACCGTGTGCAGATGTgcattaaggaagaaaaagttgACAGGCAGGAAGAAATTCAGGTATCCAGCTccaaaatggaaggaaaaatacctGTTCTGCAGAACAGGGAAGCTGCTAGTGAAGTACACCAAGGGCAGGAATTTTTAACCAAAACCTGTGCAAAATTTACTGATCTACCTGCAGGGGACTGCCCAGGTTCCCTCTTGGAAAAAAAGGTTTCAAATAT